The nucleotide sequence ACCTCGTATAAACCTTTGGCGTATTGTTCCGAGTTATTATCGTACCAATCAATGGTATCTTTGAAACCTTCAACTTTCATATTTTAAGGCTGATACAAAATTTCTAATTTATTTCCGTCTGGGTCGAGAAAATTCGTGAAGCTGCCGTAATGGGTCTCAACGAGTTTCTTTAAAAATCGAACATTCTTTGTTTCCAGATTTGCTGTAATTTTTTTCAATTCATCCAAACTGCGGGCTTTAAATTGAATAAGTACCGCATTTTCTGCTTTTGTTTTCTCTCCATCTTTTCGTGTGCCATTTCTTTCTATACCAATATTGGTCGAACCAGCTTTAAAAGCGTGGAAATTTTTCTCCAATCTTTCAGGTATTTCTTGGAGGCCAAGAACATCTCGATAAAAAGCTATCGATTCATCGAAATTGGAG is from Candidatus Paceibacterota bacterium and encodes:
- a CDS encoding VOC family protein, which codes for MEIAYICIFASNFDESIAFYRDVLGLQEIPERLEKNFHAFKAGSTNIGIERNGTRKDGEKTKAENAVLIQFKARSLDELKKITANLETKNVRFLKKLVETHYGSFTNFLDPDGNKLEILYQP